GTTGCCGTCGCACACCGTACCGGAGCGGGGTTCGTGCTCGCTCCCGAGAGCCTGCCCGTCGGGTCGGGGCGCCCTCCCGGTGGCGAGTGCGGGGAGGTGGCCTACGTTCGAGGGAGATCAGACGCGACCGACCGGGAACCCGGGTGCACCGCGTCGCCCACGAGGAGGACTCCATCGACAGCAACGACACGGTTCGGTCCGGCTCCGAGCCGGCGCCCGACGACCCGCGCAAGCCGGACTCGCCCACGGACCTGCCCAGGCGTTCGTGGAAGCACGTCGCCCGGACGACCTTCCGGCAGTTCTCACGCGACCAGTGCCTCGATCTCGCGGCCGCCCTGACCTACTACGCGGTCCTGGCCTCGGCCCCCGCGCTCCTGGCCGTCGTCTCGCTGATCGGCCTGGTCGGGGACAGCGAGAAGATCGTCGCCCAGGTGCTGGACGTCGCGTCGTCGGTCGTACCGGCCGACGCGATGGCGACGATCGAACCCCTCGTCGAGCAGGTCGCGGGGGGCAGCGACCGGGCCGGGCTCGCGCTGATCGTCGGGCTCGTCGTGGCGCTGTGGTCCGCCTCCGGTTACGTCGGCGCGTTCGGTCGGTCGATGAACCGGATCTACGAGGTCGAGGAGGGGCGCCCGATCTGGAAGCTGCGACCCGTGATGCTCGTGGTGACCGCTGCCGTGGTGCTCATGGCCGCGCTCGTCGTGGTCGCCCTGGTGGTGTCCGGGCCGGTCGCCCGCGCGATCGGGGACGCCGTCGGGCTGGGCGCGGCGGCCGTGACGACGTGGAACCTCGCCAAGTGGCCCGTGGTGCTGCTGCTGGTGATCC
This region of Oerskovia jenensis genomic DNA includes:
- a CDS encoding YihY/virulence factor BrkB family protein, with translation MHRVAHEEDSIDSNDTVRSGSEPAPDDPRKPDSPTDLPRRSWKHVARTTFRQFSRDQCLDLAAALTYYAVLASAPALLAVVSLIGLVGDSEKIVAQVLDVASSVVPADAMATIEPLVEQVAGGSDRAGLALIVGLVVALWSASGYVGAFGRSMNRIYEVEEGRPIWKLRPVMLVVTAAVVLMAALVVVALVVSGPVARAIGDAVGLGAAAVTTWNLAKWPVVLLLVILIVAVLFHTTPNVRQPRFRWLSVGAIVAILVWVLASVGFGVYVSTFASYDSTYGALGGVIVFLLWLWITNLALLFGAELDAELERARELEGGIAAEQSLQLPPRDTRASDKRAQKLQEDVERGTEIRRAAQQETTEESAGSPTVRD